The Manis pentadactyla isolate mManPen7 chromosome 12, mManPen7.hap1, whole genome shotgun sequence genome contains the following window.
ctccaCCCCACACCCTTCCAGCACCAGCAGCAGGTCTTGGGAGCCATCGAGAGAGCCAAGCAGGTCACTGCTCCCGAGCTGAACTCCATCATCCGAGTACGTCTGGGGTCGCGGGTGGGTAGGTGGGCGGCAGGTGGGCTCGAGGTGGCTGACGCTCCCCCTCCTGTCCTGCAGCAGCAGCTCCAAGCCCACCAGCTGTCCCAGCTGCAGGCTCTGGCCCTGCCCTTGACCCCACTGCCTGTGGGGCTGCAGCCGCCGTCGCTGCCGGCAGTCAGCGGGGGCACCGGCCTCCTCTCGCTGTCCGCGCTGGGCTCTCAGGCCCACCTctccaaggaggacaaaaacgGGCATGATGGTGACACCCACCAGGAGGATGACGGCGAGAAGTCGGATTAGCGGGCGGCCaggatggggagggtggggggaccAAAAGGGagggacagacacagagagaggaaGGTTCAGTGCAAGACGCAGTATAGCTTGGGATCGGCTGACTGGTAGTATTTATGGTGGCCACCTGCTGGTGTGCCACCCCCTAGCTTtgcccctgccccctgctcccAGCCTCCGCCCCTTCCCCTGCAGCCTGAATGGGTGAATACCTGATGATACCATAGATGAGACAAGCTGAGGCCTAGAGGCCAGGTCAGAAGGGAGCAGAACCTCCAGAAACCCCAGCACCCCCCACACATACTTCCCCGTTCCACATGCGTGTAACTGACAGTCTGCCCACCCGGCCCCCTCAGGacacaccccacctcccaccctggcACTGCATGCAGACAACGCTAGCTGCCCCTTCCCACCCTGGGCACCCCACGTCTCCCCCTCCCTGTCCAGCCCACCCCCGTCTGCTCAGTCGTGCCCACACCCATCTGGGCCTCTCCCCTAGCCCACaaggaggggcagaggggagcCAGCTTAGCCCGGACGCACGCACGGGGTCAGAGTGGGCGGCCCAGAatccccctgctcccctccccgaATAAAGATGAGGGTACTCAAATTGTcttggtttttcttttaaatttttttccctttttccagTATACTAGCGTGTCTTTTAAGAAAAGggttattaaaaaaatgtttaaaaaaaaaaagctacaccCACGCCTGTGTCTGTATATAGCCTTTTAGACTGTCAGCTTTTGTTGTGTTCAGCCGTGTGATCTCTGCAGAGAGAAGTGAGAATGCTGTATCGAGGGTGGGCTTAGCTGTGCCTTTCAAATAAAGATGTGAGAAGGTTGGCTGCTGTGTTCCTGCCTCTGTGTTGCGGGCTGCCCGCGGTGCCCTCCCCTTCCCAGTGAAGGAGGGGACTTCTTCATGTCTGAGCTCCCTCCTCTGTTACAGGATGGGGCTGTTGAGAATCCTAGGTGAGTCCAGCTTGTAAGCATAGTCTCTCGAACTTGATGCACAGACCAGAGAGGGTCAGCTGTAGACTCTCAGTCACACAGCATGGCCCAGGTGCTTGAAGATTAGCAGAGCTGGGTTCTCATCAGTCCTAGGCCAGAGGGCTCCGAAGTGACATTTTCTCCTGCACAGTCCATCCCCACTGCATGCGCACACATTGATCCTTTTTCTAGATCAGACAACGCACACCCCCAGCTAAACCTT
Protein-coding sequences here:
- the TLE5 gene encoding TLE family member 5 isoform X2, whose amino-acid sequence is MMFPQSRHSGSSHLPQQLKFTTSDSCDRIKDEFQLLQAQYHSLKLECDKLASEKSEMQRHYVMYYEMSYGLNIEMHKQAEIVKRLNGICAQVLPYLSQEHQQQVLGAIERAKQVTAPELNSIIRQLQAHQLSQLQALALPLTPLPVGLQPPSLPAVSGGTGLLSLSALGSQAHLSKEDKNGHDGDTHQEDDGEKSD
- the TLE5 gene encoding TLE family member 5 isoform X1, coding for MMFPQSRHSGSSHLPQQLKFTTSDSCDRIKDEFQLLQAQYHSLKLECDKLASEKSEMQRHYVMYYEMSYGLNIEMHKQAEIVKRLNGICAQVLPYLSQEHQQQVLGAIERAKQVTAPELNSIIRQQLQAHQLSQLQALALPLTPLPVGLQPPSLPAVSGGTGLLSLSALGSQAHLSKEDKNGHDGDTHQEDDGEKSD